The proteins below are encoded in one region of Acidobacteriota bacterium:
- a CDS encoding NAD(P)/FAD-dependent oxidoreductase, giving the protein MTDHFPTVIIGAGPAGLTAAYELVRNGMRPLVLEQGTQVGGIARTEVYKGYRFDIGGHRFYTKVKEVEDLWREMMGDDFIKVPRLSRIYYKGRFYQYPLSFLNTLTNLGLTESFLVLMSYCKARIVPHRDEQTFEEWVTNRFGSRLYRTFFQAYTEKVWGIPCNKIQAEWAAQRIQNLSLVKAVANALFGSNGVKSLINEFDYPRLGPGQMWERFQQAVEDRGGAVHLNTTIVRLNYEGNRVTSVIARRDGQEFEIAAPHFISSMPINKLVLHMNPQPPEAVVKAAQSLSYRAFVLVGLIVRRENLFPDNWIYIHSPELSVGRIQNFGNWSAAMVPEPGKSCLGLEYFCNAGDDLWKTPDQELIRLAEKELIELGLAREGDVEDGVVIRQPKAYPVYDSEYRGHLEVIKSFLDQFTNLQTVGRNGMHRYNNQDHSMLTGMLAVKNIMGEKHDLWDVNTERSYYEEFTTTDAPKPASAHLHSTGVIPQLHEAE; this is encoded by the coding sequence ATGACCGATCATTTCCCAACTGTCATTATTGGTGCCGGACCGGCGGGACTTACGGCGGCGTATGAACTTGTCCGTAACGGAATGCGGCCATTGGTTTTAGAACAAGGCACGCAGGTAGGCGGTATTGCCCGGACCGAAGTCTATAAAGGATATCGGTTTGATATCGGCGGCCATCGGTTTTACACCAAGGTCAAAGAGGTCGAAGATTTGTGGCGCGAGATGATGGGTGATGACTTTATCAAAGTGCCCCGACTGTCGCGGATTTACTACAAGGGCCGGTTTTATCAATACCCACTCAGTTTTCTGAACACGCTGACCAATCTTGGGTTGACCGAGAGCTTTCTGGTGTTGATGAGTTACTGCAAAGCCCGGATTGTTCCGCACCGGGATGAACAGACCTTTGAGGAATGGGTGACCAATCGGTTTGGTTCGCGGCTTTATCGCACGTTCTTTCAAGCCTACACGGAAAAAGTCTGGGGTATTCCCTGTAATAAAATCCAGGCAGAGTGGGCAGCCCAACGGATTCAAAATCTGTCGCTGGTCAAAGCCGTGGCCAACGCGCTTTTTGGTTCAAATGGTGTGAAGTCGCTCATCAATGAGTTTGACTATCCACGACTCGGACCCGGGCAGATGTGGGAGCGATTCCAGCAGGCGGTGGAAGATCGCGGCGGCGCCGTTCATCTCAACACGACGATTGTGCGCCTCAATTATGAAGGGAATCGGGTGACCAGTGTGATTGCGCGGCGCGATGGTCAGGAATTTGAAATTGCCGCTCCCCACTTTATTTCCAGCATGCCGATCAACAAGCTGGTGCTCCATATGAATCCTCAACCGCCGGAAGCGGTGGTAAAGGCAGCCCAAAGCTTGAGTTATCGAGCCTTTGTCCTGGTTGGCCTGATCGTCAGGCGTGAAAACCTGTTTCCGGACAACTGGATTTACATTCATAGCCCGGAACTCAGTGTTGGTCGGATTCAAAATTTTGGGAACTGGAGCGCCGCCATGGTGCCCGAACCAGGGAAGAGCTGCCTGGGGCTCGAATATTTTTGCAATGCCGGCGACGATTTGTGGAAAACCCCGGATCAAGAACTGATTCGGTTGGCTGAGAAAGAATTGATCGAGCTGGGACTGGCGCGAGAAGGCGATGTTGAGGACGGCGTTGTGATTCGCCAGCCGAAAGCCTATCCGGTATATGACAGTGAATATCGCGGCCACCTGGAAGTCATCAAATCATTTCTGGACCAGTTTACCAATCTGCAAACGGTTGGACGCAATGGCATGCATCGGTACAACAACCAGGATCATTCGATGTTGACCGGTATGCTGGCCGTGAAAAACATCATGGGTGAGAAGCACGATCTGTGGGACGTCAACACCGAACGATCCTACTATGAAGAATTTACCACCACCGATGCTCCCAAGCCCGCCAGTGCGCACCTGCACAGCACAGGAGTGATTCCTCAACTCCACGAGGCCGAATAG
- a CDS encoding glycosyltransferase family 2 protein has translation MISAHENQSTLRVSVVVPVRNGGDVFRQCLLALRQAQPPADELIVVTDGDTQASGDLAQSFGATVFTTPEPSGPAAARNLGAGQASGDIVFFVDADVMLHPDAIGRVRTTFDQFPEVVAVFGSYDTQPGAPNFLSQYRNLLHHYVHQTAREEASTFWSGCGAIRRSVFLEVGGFDAQTYRTPCVEDIALGYHLRAKGLHIRLDKQLQCKHLKEWRIWSMVKADFWYRAVPWTLLILRSNGFVNDLNVQTSSRLCVALTFLLIFSAGSGWWWPVMWAVTMVCALVLFVVNRELYRFYYHLRGLPFTLLAVFWHWLYFFYSGLAFIFGCMLHHFSLSKPSL, from the coding sequence ATGATTTCAGCTCACGAGAACCAGTCCACTCTCAGAGTTTCGGTCGTGGTGCCGGTTCGCAACGGAGGCGATGTCTTCCGCCAGTGTTTGCTTGCACTTCGTCAGGCACAGCCTCCTGCCGATGAACTGATTGTCGTGACTGATGGTGATACTCAGGCGTCAGGTGATCTCGCACAATCATTTGGGGCCACGGTCTTTACGACACCAGAACCTTCTGGCCCAGCCGCCGCGCGGAACCTGGGCGCTGGCCAGGCGAGCGGAGACATCGTGTTTTTTGTGGATGCGGATGTGATGCTCCATCCAGATGCGATTGGACGGGTTCGCACGACGTTTGATCAGTTTCCGGAAGTTGTCGCGGTGTTTGGTTCCTATGACACGCAGCCCGGCGCTCCCAATTTTCTGTCCCAATATCGAAATCTGCTCCATCACTATGTCCACCAGACCGCCCGGGAAGAAGCTTCAACGTTCTGGAGTGGCTGCGGGGCGATTCGCCGGTCAGTGTTTTTGGAAGTCGGTGGTTTTGACGCCCAAACCTATCGCACTCCCTGTGTTGAAGATATCGCACTCGGCTATCATTTGCGGGCGAAAGGGCTTCACATTCGACTTGATAAACAACTGCAATGCAAGCACTTAAAAGAATGGCGCATCTGGTCCATGGTGAAAGCCGATTTCTGGTATCGGGCCGTGCCCTGGACGCTGCTTATTTTGCGCTCCAACGGGTTTGTCAACGATCTGAATGTTCAGACTTCCAGCCGGTTGTGCGTGGCGCTGACGTTTTTGTTGATTTTCAGTGCTGGCAGCGGCTGGTGGTGGCCGGTGATGTGGGCTGTGACAATGGTTTGTGCTCTGGTGCTTTTCGTGGTAAACAGAGAATTGTATCGGTTTTATTACCACTTGCGCGGACTCCCGTTCACCCTCCTTGCTGTTTTCTGGCACTGGTTGTACTTTTTTTATAGTGGACTTGCCTTCATCTTCGGATGTATGCTCCACCACTTCAGTCTGTCCAAGCCCTCACTTTGA